GCTGAGTAAGGCATTCATGGCCCAGACAAAGAAATTCTGTGACTATATTTATAATAATGCTGAAGTCAAGTGTGTGGGTGACATGCACAAAGTTACTGGGGAAAGTGAGTATTTACAGGATTGGTTTGAGATTGTGTGTAGATGTAGTTCTTGGATATTTTTGTAACTTCTTCTTCATTCCTAGCCCTGGCAAAATTGGCCACCTTTTACACTGAAGCTATAAGTTCTTCTAATGCTACTTGCATGGAGGATATGGTGGCAAATATTTCTGTGGCAGAAAACACTGCAGCTGTGAAGGAGGCAACAGAATATTAtgagaaaaaaatgaaagaacAAGTCAAGCTTCCCACCGAGACACTCGACCAGATTCTAGAGCTAAGTGCAGAGTGTGAGAAGGAGGCATCAAAGATATTCTTAAAGAGATCATTCAAGGACACTGAACTCCATTTCCATAAACAATTTTTGGTAAATTGACTTTATAAATTAAGACACAAGAATATAATCTTAGGGAATAATTACAGAAAAAAACTCTAGTAGGATAAGTGGTTATGATCTACTTGGCTTGTGGTTCACACATGGGTTACTCCAGACTGTACTTCATTGCTCAGACAAccaaggaactagagatgagcgaacactgttcggatcagccgatccgaacagcatgctcccatagaaatgaatggaagcacctgtgacgctgactttgccggcagccggccggcgacacaggtgcttccattcatttctatgggagcgtgctgttcggatcggctgatccgaacagtgttcgctcatctctacaaggaaCTGCTCTGAGTGACTGATCTGGTTAATGGTGAATGACTCCTCCAATCTAATGAAGTCTTCAAGTCATTTCCAACCACAGTTTCCTTTGCTCACATCCATGCACTGCAGAGCACAACATGGCCAATTGGGAGGACTGTTCGAAAAAGATTAGTTGCAGGCTCACTTCGTAATTTCAATACGTAGAATTAGCTCAAAAATGTTTGTCGTGACCCATTGGTTCAATAAGCAGGTCATAATGATCCCACTAGACTTTAACCTGAAAAAAATGAATGGAAGAGTAGATGGTTGCCCAATAACTTTCCCAGAAATACAAAATGTGAGAATTTTTGTCTAGTGCTAATGGTATAGGaggtaatgtaatttttttcttgaGTAGTTCTTTGAATTTGTCTTCATATATCTGTAGGAGATTAAAGAGCAGAAAAAAAGTGAATTTTTAAAGAGGAACGACATGGAGTCTCGTAGATATTGTGAGAAGTTGATCAAAGAGCTTTCCAAAGACCTCGAGAACTCCTTGACTAAAGGGTCATATGTGACATTGGGCGGGTACCAGATATTTAAAGAGGAAATGGAACGTATTGAAGAGAAATACAATAATGAACCAAGAAAGGGCACAAAGGTGGGTATGGGGTGACTGGACATTACTGCAGAAATGCATCCATAAGAGCCATACTATGATAGTCCCAAGAGATGATTCAATTAACTTTCTCTATTAACTTATTTACTATCATTTTTAGGCTGGGGATGTTCTTCAGGACTTTAAGAAGTCCAAGGAAATGATTAGCATTACCATCATGATGAATGATAAAGCTCTGAGTGACCAGCAGAAGAAAATAGAAGGTAAGTGACCACAAAACAACAACGGGTTTGGTGAATGAGTGTGATAAATTTTCCGCAGGACACATCCAAACAATCCAATGATGGCGAAAACTCTAATCTCTTATTATCTACTTCAGCCTTTACTCCATAGACCTGTATGTGCCTTATCTACTTGTACTTCATTATGCCTCTTTTTCATGgatctctctgtctctgtgctccgtggatctctctgtctctgtgctCCATGAATCTCTCTGTGTCTATGCTCCATGGATCTCTCTGTCTCTGTGGTCCATGGATCTCTGTCTCTGTGATCCATGGATTCTCTGTGTCTGTGCACCACAGATTTCTCTGTGTCTGTGCTCCATGGATCTCTCTGTCTTTGTCCTCCATGGATTCCCTGTCTCTGTGGTCCATTGATCTTTCTGTCTCTGTGCTCCATGgatctctctgtctctgtgctCCATAGATCTCTCTGTCTCTGTGGTCCATGGATCTCTCTGTGTCTGTGGTCCATAgatctctctgtctctgtgctCCATAGATTTCTCTGTGTCTGTACTCCATGgatctctctgtctctgtgctCCATGGATCTCTCTGTCTCTGTGGTCCATAAatctctctgtctctgtgctCCATGGATTCTCTGTGTTTGTGCACCATGGATCTCTTTGTGTCTGTGCTCCATGTATCTCTATGTCTCTGTCCTCCATGGATTCTCTGTGTTTGTGGTCCATGGATCTCTCTGTGTCTGTGCTCCATGGATTCTCTGTGTCTGTGCAACATGGATTTCTCTGTCTCTGTCCTCCATGGATtctctctgtctctgtcctccatggattctctctgtctctgtcctccATGGATCTCTCTGTGTCTTTGCTCTATGGAtctctctgtctctgtcctccATGGATTCTCTGTGTTTGTGGTCCATGGATCTCTCTGTGTCTGTGCTCCATGGATCTCTGTCTCTGTGGTCCATGgatttctctgtctctgtgctcCATGGATCTCTCTGTGGTCCATGGATCACTCTTTGTCTGTGCTCCATGGATCTCTATTTGTCTGTGCTCCATGGATCTCTCTTTCTCTGTGGTCCATGgatttctctgtctctgtgctcCATGGATCTCTCTTTCTCTGTGGTCCATAgatctctctgtctctgtgctCCATGGACCTCTCTTTCTCTGTGCTCCATGGATTCTCTGTGTCTGTGCACCATGGATTTCTCTGTGTCTGTCCTCCATGGATTCTCTGTCTCTGTGCTCCATAGATTCTCTGTTTCTTTGCACCATGGATCTCTTTGTCTCTGTGCTCCATGgatctctctgtctctgtgctTCACGGATCTCTCTGTCTGTGTTCCATGGATCTCTCTGTGTCTGTGTTCCATGGATCTCTCTGTGTCTGTGCTCCATGGATCTCTCTGCCTCTGTGGTCCATGGATCTCTCTGTGTCTGTGTTCCATGGATTCTTTGTCTGTGCACCATGAATGTCTCTACTGCATCTACCATGCTATATCTCTGCTTCAAGGACTTCTTTGTACCCTGATTTGTTCCATGAAGGAGATGTAATAATAACCATAATAATAGATCCTACGTGAGGAAATGTTTTTGTGATGTTAGAAGGCTCATTGTTAAATTCATATATGGGCAATATGTGTTTCCGGTCAGCTACATCAAACCCTCACATAAGCCAATATTTCTTCTACATTTTTAAACATCAGAAGACAAAGTGAGTAAAGAAGCAAAGGAACTACAATTGAAAATAGAAGAAAGTCAACGATCTGAGGAGAATAAAAAGATGGAGCATCAAAGGAAGATCATGGAGGAGAACTTTAGAGAACTTGTAGAAAAGGGGAACAACGAGAATCGCTTGCTGATGGAACAATTAAAGTCTATCAGGGGGACTAAGGAAAAAGTACGTAGTCTAAATGTCAATGTCAAAAGCTTATCACCTATAgggtctcttcacaccccagCCTTTAATAACTAAAGGTTTATGGGAGGtactgaaaaataataaacactggtACTCATCTCCTCCTGCACTCATTACAGTAATCTTTGGTCATCCTCTGACTTCTGAGCTGATATCACCTACCCTGGGGAACCCCTAAGGCCTGAGAATAGAGACCATGACATCAGCCAGGGGGCCATAAGAGGccagaaaattactgtaatggaccACCAGATGGGTCAAAAGAGCCCAAGAGAGTTGAGGTAAGATGAGTATCAGTggttatgtttctgcacctcctctggatctccaactattatactccagagtctgAAGATATCTTATTCTTATATTATCTTAATATGTGGTCTGGGCTGCTACTTTCTCCCTTGCAGATATTACCATGCCACTTTCCTCTTGTCTTCTCAGGAGCGGGACTTATACAGATCCCAAGGTGATGAAGAACATGCCATGATGTACCAGGAGCAGATTAATGATTTGTCAAGAaaggaaaaagaagcaaaatcCTTTAACTGGTTGCCCCTTGTAGAAGCTGGTTTTATGGCCATTGCTTCGTGTTTCCTGCCACCATCTGTGGTTCTGGCTGGCGCCATCTTCTCGGGGGTGAGGCAGTTGTTTAGAAAATAATTTCTGGCTGAGGAACCAGAAACTATACCAGCGATGAAATACCTCAGACTTTATGAAATAAAATGCTTATTTGAAGATTTCCGTGccttattttttgttttcttctagACACTTCAATAGATTATTTTTCAGCTAAGTTTTATACCTTATTCATGGATCCAGTTGAAGTCAATGAGTCTGAGCTGAAGTACCACAAGCCACCTCTGGCCAGGTGAGGTGCTATTTCTGGAAGACAAAAGCAatgttttataatattttatCACCCCTTCCCACCTACATCCAAATAAAAAAATCACGCATAAGTTTCTCAAAGAAAGATCTGTACACTCGCCTTGGCTGGGTCCCAAGATGACACTGAAAGATAACAGCGGTAGAAATGTAGAAAGAGCAAGAGATTTGGATTCTTACAGCTCGCAAACCAACACTCACACAGATATGATTGCCAAATTCTTCCGATGCAAGGTCTCTAGCAGGGTGTAGTCCCAGTTCTATCTGAACTTATTGACCTCAAATAGAACATTTATTTGGAGTGGAATTCCTAGAGGGAGTATTTAATGACCTAGCCAGGCACGCAAAGGCTGTAACGAAACAACTAAGATACTGCACAGACCAGCCTAACAGAATATATCTACTGCCGCAAGACCTGGAAAACCAAAACCACTTGTGAAAAGTAAGAATCAAGGGTCTCTCCGGGTAATAGGTGACAGACTCCGTGAGAAAGGCTATCTCTGAACTATTGCCGAATACGGTGGCAAAGAGAGTACAGCTTCTATAGCTATAGAAAGAATACATTGAGCGATTAGACCAAAGCCGAGGGAAAATGaccatcctccccccccccccccagagatgTTATCTGTGGTCTGCAAACTACTGGAGATACAATGAGCAGTGTCCAAAGGGATTCATTTGATAGCAGCCAAGTACAAGTTTTCTTTTGTATTGTTATACCCATCCAGTCCCAACCCAGCCTATTTCTTCCTCCCTAAATCTAAGGCTAAAACGTTTATAACGTCCATTAAATGCGTAAACCTAAACTAAACACCCTcctccatggctgtcagccatttatgaaggactcGAAGCAGGAGACAGAATTGGGTTTTGTAAAAATAGAGATATCAGAGTcgatggtttggcctactgactcatCTACCATGTTTCTAGTACTGTTCAGATGTCTTATCTATCATAGTCTTGATAAAGATAGAGAACCACCACAACAGCACAACAACCATAGACCGTACACGTAGAAGATGATCCAGGAGGAGATGCTTAATGTCCTAGGCTACAGAATTTCTGATTCCTTTATTGTCAGTCCTTGGAAAATGCTACTGATATAGCATTGTTCCTGGTCCATCATACGTCATGGACCTATTTTATAGACTGACTCAAATGGATAGAATCATAAGGCAGAATTATGGGACAAAACCATGAAGAAAAGTTGTGGGACAAAGCCATGAAGTGGTGTTTTGGGGCAGTTTATTGGGTCAGTGCTTTGTATCGGTGTCATGGTGCATGGGGCAGTGTTTTGGAGCGCAGTGTCTTCGTTCAGAATATTGGAGCATAGTCTTAGGACAGTGTCTTGAAGCAACGTCTaggtcaggggtgggcaattaattttcccatgtggccgcataagaaattgaaactatgctagagggccgcgccacagcaaatttagctccacccacttctacgttgactccgcccattcccaatcatctttccatgtgcccccacaaagtataatcctcctacagtcacctgtacactaaatgtccccacactataatgttcccttccaactgcctcacagtattaggtccctctcctggtgccatcAGTGTAaattggtggaaactagaggggacatgaaactggggcagctggagggggacattaaacagtgggggtaggggccacactgtggctcagtggttagcactgcagccttgcagcgctggagtcctggtgctcaaattccgccaagggcataaaaccatctgcaaggagtttgtatgttctccccgtgtttgcatggatttccatcccatattccaaaaaagacataatgatagggaaaaatgtacattgtgagctctatgtggggctcacaatctacattaaaaaaaaacaaaaacagtgggggtagttggaggggggcaataaattgacagctggagcgggacatgaaactgggggcaactagagggggacattaacatcgggaagctggaagcagacattaaaaccgtaggggtagctggagggtgacattaaactgggggcaactagagggggacattaacatcgggaagctggaagcagacattaaaaccgtaggggtagctggagggtgacattaaactgggggcaactagaggcatacAGGTTCCCCTAAAacttcctccatggtttaatgtccccccagtctgtgccctcttcatctacccccagtttcatgtccccccctccatttctccctcagtttcatatccccctttatttgccccatttcatgccccctctccatctctcccccagtttcatctcccccctccatctgccatctctgcccccagattcatgtcccctccatctctcccccagtttcatgtcctccctccatctctcccccaagtctcatgtccccccctccatctgccatctctgtcccagtataacattccccttccatctctgtccctaggttactgagacacacagacagacagacacatatagaaacacacacacacacacacacacacactctctctctctctctctctctccagcctgcgggccggatatggcccgggggccgggctttgcccaggtctggtctaggtAGTGTCACGTCTAGGGCAGCATTATTGGACAAATCTTGGCACAATTTTATGGAGCTGTGTCTGTGGTATGTCAGGGAAGCCTCTTGAGGCTGAATCAGATACCAGAAGACAAAGTCCACCTCAGTCCTGTGTCCTCTGATATAACCGCTTGTTGCACACGCCTGCGATAGTATTAATAACAACGTTCTTCCCTTTCACTTTCACATTCCCTTGTCTAAGGACTAAACTTCTTAACCCTTTATTATAAAGCTTTCTTGTCATATTCTTTGAGCTCCTCTAGAAGGACTTCGGTTGGATCTAGATGCAAGACACAGTCTGGGGACACTAAGGTGAAAAGTCACTCAAGTCTTCTGCGAGGACCTAGATTTTTTGTAAGTCTCTGTCTGTGAACATTTGACTGCTTTACACATGTCAGTGGTAGGAAGTTGACTTCAGCCTCGTCTCTGCCGCTCGGAGCAGATGAGGGGACAATTAGGTTTGCCAATACGTAACGTACAGAATACTGCAGGATAGTCAGTGGAGAAGACAAACTAacaaaaatgcaccagaattctggtataattTGCACAAAAAATCTGAAGCACACGCATTACATCTCATTTTCTATGTGATTTACATATGTTCTGACAGTTTCTGCGCCTTGCTCAGCAGGTGGTGAGGTTTGTTGTAATGTGGATGGAACTCAATATGCTAAATTGTCCACCAGAAATTGCGCTAAAATTTTAGAAGATGCATCAAAAATTTATTTAGAGTAATCACCTACTAAGTGGTGTAAAATTAGACTGGACAGTGTAAAAGACAACATCAAGCACTTTGGAAATTCTGGCGtaatataagactgtctagtccaagtttgcactgtctaaaggTTAGACCGTATTAGTTTATGTCCAGTCGGTGTTCTCCTCCGCCATCTATATCCTTGAACCATTGCATTGGGTTACTTATGGGCCTGTCACTTTGGTTACACCCTCATAGTATGTTGTGCTCACTGTTATCATGGTTGTATCTCCCAATGCTATGCTATGTCACGTTACGATGGTGATAACACCCAGGGTGTAATAATGGAGCTTTCTGGGATATCGGTTGGATTGGACAGCCATGTTAGTTGTATAATCTGTGGTGTACATGTTATTCTGGGTACATTGGGACTTTAAGACATGGAACACTAAGGTCAGCTGAGTCTATGCCACATGTAGAGCCATAGTATAAAATAGCCTTAGGGTCTTCATGAAGACCTCAGATTACTAAAGAGAGCTCCCAAACACACCTCGAGGCATTAGATAGTTAGATAACTAGAATCCGAGTATTGTACTACCCCAGTGAAGAGTTCCTCCTGACACCTCCCCAGGCAAACCACCAAAGACAGCACATAGTGGTGGAGTTTTGAGGAGAACCATGGTATCCAAAGAGATGATGAAATCCATACCATACAGTAAGTCAACATGGACTGCTGGAAATCTCGATTACCTGACCCTACACGTGGGAACCATCACTACCTGAGACTACCTGTGACCTCTAACTCGTGTGCTTTGGAAATTAGTCAGAACACCCTGCAAACTGTTATATACATAATTGGtgaatagtggcccttgcatagGACCGAGTGGAAAAGGGTCTGTGTGTGGGCCATAGTACCTGGACTGAACACGGCCATGTGCATAGGAGCCACTGCTTAGTAAGTTATGATACAGTGAGCTCCAAATAGCCCCAATCACTAGAGTAATGGACTGACATAATGATGACTATGATTCAGTAACTTCTGTGTAGATGGCCGAGTTCAGTCCAGGTACTATGGCCCGCACATGGACCATTGTCCACAGATGAGACTTGCAAGGTCCCTAAGAGCTAGTCCACATATAATCTTCCCAGGGGTGCATCTTTTGGATCGGGACAGGAAGATATTACAAATAAAAACACCAAGTTGATCAGGAGTGCAGTGAGAACCCCATGACATATGGCATTTGGTATTTGtatttggtgacaggtcctctttaaaataaatgTTAATTAGAAAAAAGTCAAACTCCTCCTTTGGAAAACCTTAATTTtcccaaatttttattttttgtttaccaAGAATTCAAAACACTAGataaaatttttgatttttttttttttttttttttttttttagctgtaagATATAATCAACATAGTTTGCAGGTTATTTCAGGTCAGGAACAAAGTACACGTAACATGAAGCCGCCTTTCTTATCAGCTTGTGTGGTGTTCTGTACGGGAagtatttttcttttctgttgaAAGAGCGACCAGCAATCGAAATGGTTCCTCTTTAAGAAAGAGGAagaaactgtaaaaaaataaagaaataaaaaatgcagaaaatgtcTTAACTCGATCGTGTCTCGATCACTGCAAagttacaaggggttaaagtttcAACCTCCCGTGATATACACTGGTCTGCCTCTGTCTCTATGTCAACACATCCTGTTTTTGTGTTCTGGTGGTTGATAGCATTGTTGACTAATAAACCTACATTAACCCGTTTATGCCTcgtgttccattattggaacggcagcctcatagcacacgactcaaaaatttcaacctccggcataaatgggttaatcaccttttccccaaaaattagcCAATATTTGAAAAAACTTCTCAGAGAGAATGGCGGCATGAAAATTTTAAGGCTTGTGCTCACCTTTTCTGAACTTTGTTACTTCCCAATGGAATTAGCCATACCAACTTTTTCATGACACAGGCACTTTATATGTTAGCCACACTCCTTTTCCAGACATGACCAGCACATAAAGTGCTCAAGTCAAGTGTAAAACACCTAGGCAGGAAAATTTACCTGCTCTTCCCAAAATCCCCCAGGTCAACCCTTTCTTCTGGAGCCTCCTTGACATTCTGGGAGTGTTGGCAAGTATGTTTTGCTATGTGGAAGAAGTTCTCCGAACATGATTGTTTAGGATCGACTGAAGGCTGAAACCCTTCTAACTGATGttacttatagagatgagcgagtagtactcgatcgagtaggtattcgatcaaatactacggtattcaaaatactcgtactcgatcgagtaccactcactattcgaatggaaaagttcgatgcagaaccagcattgattggccgaatgctatacagttggccaatcaacgctggttcttctcctacctttagaagtcttctccgtgcagcgtccccgcggcgtcttccggctctgaattcactctgccaggcttgtagtgcgtgcatgcgcagtcggctctgcccaggcccgatgtctggcagagtgaattcagagccggaagacgccgcggggacgctgcacggagaaaacttcttggaggatccagcccgaccctcactcgtggacttggtaagttcaatttgatcgaatgttgcgtacccctgaaacgagcattttccccccatagactataataggattcgatattcgattcgagtagtcgaatattgagggactactcgaaacgaatatcgaatctcgaacattttactgttcgctcatatctagttaCTTACAGTGACTTTCACCTCTCGAGACTTTGGCAGCACATAGTAGGAAAGCAAGTTTTCCTACCAAAAATTAATCCAAAATTTATTTTCAGGTAATCATGGCTCCAATCCCAAAAATCTCCGAAGCTATTTGTCTGATTGAGAATAATGGAGATTCTTTATCTGTAAAGGAAGAGGCCAAGAAGATTCTGGAGAACATTTCGCAGCCACTGGTTGTGGTGTCCATTGTAGGGCCGTACCTGTCTGGGAAATCCTATCTAATGAACAAACTCTCTGGAGACTCAAAATGTAAGAGGTcaaattatttaaatttttatttgttAGGAGAAAATACATTTTGTTTTATTGCAACTAGCATTTATCAGGTTTATCCTAATGTATATAGCTGCCATATTATACATAGTccattcacattaatgtgaccaccagtcaaaatccagaataaccccctttggcagagcggaccgctgcgagacgtgcaggaagagaggggatgttgtgatgttgttcactgggatgttgagccatgccaactccagtgccatggccagctgcgctaggttacgcggttgagcatccatggtgcgaacaccCCAATCAAGgtggttccacagattctcgattgggttgaaGTCcaaggaatttgctggccaagggagtacggtaaactcatcctggtgctcctcgaaccacgcacgtacactgcgagctttatgacacgttgcattgtcctgctggtagatgccatcatcctgaggaaaaacaattcgcatgtaggggtgaacatggtccacaaggatagatgcatacttgtgttggtccatcatgccttccacaatgatgagtgcacccagatggctaatgacacgtgtcttctgcgattgggcatttaacgttgacgtcaaaagtaggcagtggtcaagttaatatgactggactgtgtaaatgtACAGGAATCTTGTTTTTACTTGGCCATGCACATCTGTTATGTATAGTATGTGATTTCTTTGTTTTAGTACCTTCTTTTATTTTGTAGCAAGCCCCACACATACTATCAACTAATAGCAGATTCTCATAACGTATAACCTCGAAGAACACAAGGACAATTATCTAAAACTAGTAGGACCTAGTAGGACATCACCTCTTTTATGGCCAAATATGTGACTTCATCACTTATAAATTGACCTTTGACATTCTCCTGTTGATCTCTCCAATTTTTAGCTGAGAAATGGAATTTATGTAGGGAAGTTAATATTTTGCCCTACTGCATATAGGCCAGtgaggggaggctcctgctgcagccagttgtcttaccaGTCAGATACAGGACAGTGATGAGTGACTTCTCTCCACTGGTGGATGGATGGAGGGGGCTCTGACTTGTACCATTTTAAtgagattaatgtccccctcatatgcccccccACCAGTATATTGTAGACATAGGAATTTAGTTGCCTGGATGAGGAGGATTTCCTAGGTGTGTAATCTGAAGTTGAGGCCCATAGTAGAGGAACCTTCTGTACTTCTTGTTCCGTAATAGATTTCTCATTGGAATATTTGTATGTATTTCCTATGTTTAATCTTATACCTATGCAGCTTTCTGGACACTCAAGGGTTGGTTGGATTGGTTTTTGATTGTGATGTAGATAAGTTATTTTTGTATACAGGTTTAGACACTATCACCATACGTAGACAATACACATTGTGATGTACAAGGTGTCATCTCCATCTGCAGGTGGATTCTCTTTAGGACATACATATGATGCAAAGACAAAGGGCATCTGGATGCAGTGTGTCCCTCACCCTAACAAAAGTGGTCACACCCTCATCCTGCTAGACACCGAAGGTACTGGAAATGTGACCAAGGTAAGTCATGACAATTTTGAATTTCTCAAACTAAACATGACCATTTTCTGATACAAAAAAGTGCCATTTTTATTCTAAGATATTTTGCACCAACAATCAgtctttttttctaatttttctgaTACCTAACCACTTTGTTAAAAATTTGGTGGGGTATAGGTGAGGCTGCATAAGGAGGGTTCAGGCTTTCACAATCAATCACTTGACTGTCAAAACCAACCACCTGATGGCCATGTTT
This region of Leptodactylus fuscus isolate aLepFus1 chromosome 8, aLepFus1.hap2, whole genome shotgun sequence genomic DNA includes:
- the LOC142217558 gene encoding guanylate-binding protein 6-like, with the translated sequence MEMDLPVCLIENTADGKLRVNAEATEILSKISQPVVVVAIVGLYRTGKSYLMNKLARCQKCFDLGSTVQAKTKGIWMQCLPHPTREGHTLVLLDTEGLGDVEKGDKMHDMWIFCLAVLLSSALVYNSKAVINEDAIEKLHYVSEMAEFIKVRSKDNDNDEAEFSRYFPIFIWAVRDVTLKLVFNGKPITEDEYLEKALMIQKGESSRKVDQRNMTRDCIRMYFKTRKCFMFDLPTGDKEVLQNMDETSEDQLSKAFMAQTKKFCDYIYNNAEVKCVGDMHKVTGETLAKLATFYTEAISSSNATCMEDMVANISVAENTAAVKEATEYYEKKMKEQVKLPTETLDQILELSAECEKEASKIFLKRSFKDTELHFHKQFLEIKEQKKSEFLKRNDMESRRYCEKLIKELSKDLENSLTKGSYVTLGGYQIFKEEMERIEEKYNNEPRKGTKAGDVLQDFKKSKEMISITIMMNDKALSDQQKKIEEDKVSKEAKELQLKIEESQRSEENKKMEHQRKIMEENFRELVEKGNNENRLLMEQLKSIRGTKEKERDLYRSQGDEEHAMMYQEQINDLSRKEKEAKSFNWLPLVEAGFMAIASCFLPPSVVLAGAIFSGVRQLFRK